The following coding sequences are from one Chloroflexota bacterium window:
- a CDS encoding type II toxin-antitoxin system HicB family antitoxin: protein MPQYQVFLETSAEAIEEGGYLAHVPALIGCVARGKTKDEAMANVREAIAAYLAWLRQHHLDAPDANEAIELDVTETESTILPPDYAAMNYDELEDLWHRAALSRQELLRVLAAMPADALTRKSGENDWAIRNILAHLAQADLWYASRLDEGGLPELLWRIAATRALVLQRLQNLPADERARVTNHGGEEWTPRKVARRMLEHEREHLEQIREILKAQ, encoded by the coding sequence ATGCCCCAATACCAGGTCTTTCTCGAAACTTCTGCCGAAGCGATTGAAGAGGGTGGCTATCTCGCGCATGTTCCCGCGTTGATTGGTTGTGTGGCGCGCGGCAAGACGAAGGACGAAGCGATGGCGAATGTGCGCGAAGCCATCGCGGCGTACCTCGCGTGGTTGCGTCAACATCATCTCGACGCGCCGGATGCGAATGAAGCAATCGAGCTCGACGTGACCGAAACGGAGAGCACGATCTTGCCGCCGGATTACGCGGCGATGAATTATGACGAACTCGAAGACTTGTGGCATCGCGCCGCGCTCTCGCGTCAAGAGTTGCTCCGCGTTCTTGCCGCGATGCCGGCGGACGCGCTCACTCGCAAATCGGGTGAAAATGATTGGGCAATCCGCAACATCCTCGCGCATCTCGCGCAAGCGGATCTGTGGTACGCGTCGCGGCTGGACGAAGGCGGCTTGCCGGAATTGTTGTGGCGCATCGCGGCGACGCGCGCGCTCGTGTTGCAACGTCTCCAGAATTTACCCGCCGACGAACGCGCGCGCGTGACCAATCACGGCGGCGAAGAATGGACGCCGCGCAAGGTCGCGCGACGAATGCTCGAACACGAGCGCGAGCATCTGGAACAGATCCGGGAAATTCTGAAAGCGCAATAG
- the thrC gene encoding threonine synthase, with the protein MTFHFKCTLCGAEYESNAVRYVCPKHGDDGILDTILDYKAIAATTSPRQISESRDFSIWRYAPLLPIDDAHASRFAPPLHVGWTPLYRATKAGAQLGLSNLYLKDDGRNPTASFKDRASAFVVAKARELGVEIITTASTGNAGAALAGLAAAAQMPTVIFVPQTAPQAKIAQLLIFGSRVMLVKGNYDQAFDLCLAASKEFGWYCRNTAYNPFTVEGKKTASFEICEQLMQITNYQLPIAKWTAPDSIFVSVGDGNIISGLWKGLGDLLNLGWINQMPKLMGIQAEGSAACYNAWKAGTEKITPVNATTIADSISADIPRDGVRAVRAVRETGGAYLTVSDDEILAAIRDLARTEAVFAEPAASTAYAGLQKAVKQGLVKSDETIVCLITGSGLKDIKSAMQVAGEGTLIEPSLDAVKRIL; encoded by the coding sequence ATGACTTTTCATTTCAAATGTACGCTGTGCGGCGCTGAGTACGAATCGAACGCGGTGCGCTATGTTTGCCCCAAGCACGGCGATGATGGCATCCTCGACACGATCCTCGACTACAAGGCGATTGCCGCGACGACATCGCCGCGCCAAATTTCCGAGTCGCGCGATTTTTCGATTTGGCGATACGCGCCGCTGTTACCGATTGACGACGCGCACGCTTCGCGATTCGCGCCGCCGCTTCACGTTGGTTGGACGCCGCTCTATCGCGCGACGAAAGCGGGCGCGCAACTCGGTTTGAGCAATCTATATTTGAAGGACGATGGACGCAATCCGACCGCGTCGTTCAAGGATCGTGCGAGCGCGTTCGTCGTCGCCAAGGCGCGCGAACTCGGCGTCGAGATCATCACAACGGCGAGCACGGGGAACGCGGGCGCGGCGCTCGCGGGTCTCGCCGCCGCCGCGCAAATGCCGACTGTGATCTTCGTACCGCAAACCGCGCCGCAAGCCAAGATCGCGCAACTGTTGATTTTCGGTTCGCGTGTGATGCTCGTCAAAGGTAACTACGACCAGGCATTCGATTTGTGTCTCGCCGCGTCGAAAGAATTTGGTTGGTACTGTCGCAACACCGCGTACAATCCGTTCACAGTCGAGGGCAAGAAAACGGCGTCGTTTGAAATTTGCGAACAGTTGATGCAAATTACCAATTACCAATTACCAATTGCCAAATGGACTGCGCCTGATTCGATCTTTGTATCTGTAGGCGATGGCAACATCATCAGCGGTTTGTGGAAAGGGCTTGGAGATTTGTTGAACCTGGGTTGGATCAACCAGATGCCGAAATTGATGGGCATTCAAGCCGAAGGTTCGGCGGCGTGTTACAACGCGTGGAAAGCTGGGACGGAAAAGATTACACCGGTCAACGCGACAACCATCGCGGATTCGATCAGCGCAGACATTCCGCGCGATGGGGTGCGCGCGGTGCGCGCGGTGCGCGAGACCGGCGGCGCGTACCTCACCGTGAGCGACGACGAAATTCTCGCCGCGATTCGCGATCTCGCGCGCACCGAAGCCGTGTTTGCGGAACCAGCGGCGTCCACCGCGTATGCGGGATTGCAGAAAGCGGTCAAGCAAGGTCTTGTGAAATCGGACGAGACGATTGTGTGTCTCATCACCGGCAGCGGTCTCAAAGACATCAAGAGCGCGATGCAAGTTGCGGGTGAAGGCACGCTCATCGAGCCGTCGCTCGACGCGGTTAAACGGATTTTGTAG
- a CDS encoding four helix bundle protein — protein sequence MAKIERFEDLKAWQKARELANTIYDLTEHTTFAKDFKLRNQIQGAAGSVMHNIAEGFDSGSDPEFIRFLKIARRSASETQSELYLALDRKYITQDERLAAHDLASEAKKLINGMIAYLRGSKSRD from the coding sequence ATGGCGAAGATCGAGCGATTCGAGGATCTCAAGGCATGGCAAAAGGCGCGCGAACTTGCGAACACGATTTATGATCTGACCGAACACACGACGTTCGCCAAGGATTTCAAATTGCGAAACCAGATTCAGGGCGCGGCAGGATCCGTCATGCACAACATCGCAGAAGGATTCGATTCAGGTTCCGATCCAGAGTTCATTCGTTTCCTGAAAATTGCGCGACGCTCCGCAAGTGAAACGCAATCGGAATTATATCTTGCGCTAGACCGCAAGTACATCACCCAAGATGAAAGACTAGCGGCACACGACCTGGCATCTGAAGCCAAGAAACTCATCAACGGCATGATCGCGTACTTGCGCGGCAGCAAATCACGCGACTGA
- a CDS encoding GntR family transcriptional regulator: MVRRNISLARQVVQEILAGIHAGKLARDNGGLPSETELSQRFGVSRATIREALSQIEQRGVVVRRHGVGTFVAPMLPRIDAGLEELESLETLARRIGLATQMGEPVIEEREPTPTEAECLQLSERVAVISVARVILTGARPIAYLVDVVPTTVLQRQDLDKNFRGSVLDLLLRRRDLHLSHSRTDILIESADKTIARKLKIKAGEPLHKLDAQLCTHDGRVVDYSISYFVPGYFSFHVIRRVGAPNSAH, encoded by the coding sequence ATGGTGCGTCGAAACATTTCCCTCGCTCGCCAGGTCGTGCAAGAAATCCTCGCCGGCATTCACGCCGGCAAACTCGCGCGCGACAATGGTGGGTTGCCTTCTGAAACCGAACTTAGCCAACGGTTCGGCGTGAGTCGCGCGACGATTCGTGAAGCCCTTTCCCAGATCGAACAACGCGGCGTGGTCGTGCGCCGCCACGGGGTAGGGACGTTCGTCGCGCCGATGTTGCCGCGCATTGACGCGGGGCTCGAAGAACTCGAAAGTCTGGAAACGCTCGCGCGGCGCATCGGTTTGGCGACCCAGATGGGCGAGCCAGTGATCGAAGAACGCGAGCCGACGCCGACCGAAGCCGAATGCTTGCAATTGTCCGAGCGCGTCGCGGTGATTTCGGTCGCGCGCGTGATTTTGACCGGCGCGCGTCCGATTGCGTATCTCGTGGACGTGGTGCCGACCACCGTCCTGCAACGGCAAGACCTCGATAAAAATTTTCGCGGCTCGGTGCTCGACCTTTTATTGCGCCGCCGCGATTTGCATCTGAGCCACTCGCGCACGGACATCCTGATTGAATCGGCTGACAAGACGATTGCGCGCAAGTTGAAAATCAAAGCCGGCGAGCCGCTTCACAAACTCGACGCGCAGCTGTGCACGCACGACGGGCGCGTCGTGGATTATTCGATCAGTTATTTCGTTCCAGGTTATTTTTCGTTCCACGTGATTCGGCGCGTGGGCGCACCGAACAGCGCGCACTAG
- the pyrB gene encoding aspartate carbamoyltransferase: MRSFAGRDILSLKEFERNEFFHVFDVAQKMEVIARGRKNVDMLKEKTLVTAFYQPSTRTRLAHEAAMHRLGGHVTGFSDAKMTRAGDWYQESIKDTVKMLEFYGDVIVMRHFQKGAPHEAAKWSSVPIINGGDGWGEHPTQILTDLYTVLREKGRIDGLRWLAVGDMRMRTMHSLGYALSQFDCPITFVSPGANDLFPNSPDMRMPEEYKADFKQYGLNFTEAEHVEQAIADADVILVEPVIQPDYTQARQEASKDKSLTPANYKITRELLMGKAKSDAILLHSLPRMDEIPLDVDITRWSRYWQEAFNGVVMRMTLIAMVLGAVE, from the coding sequence ATGCGTAGTTTTGCCGGACGCGACATTTTGTCGCTCAAGGAATTTGAACGGAACGAGTTTTTCCACGTCTTTGACGTCGCGCAAAAGATGGAAGTGATCGCGCGCGGGCGCAAGAACGTGGACATGCTCAAAGAGAAAACGCTCGTCACCGCGTTCTATCAACCCAGCACGCGCACGCGCCTCGCGCACGAAGCCGCGATGCACCGCCTCGGCGGGCACGTGACCGGTTTCTCGGACGCGAAAATGACGCGCGCGGGCGACTGGTATCAAGAGTCCATCAAGGACACGGTCAAGATGTTGGAATTTTACGGCGACGTGATCGTGATGCGCCATTTCCAAAAAGGCGCGCCGCATGAAGCCGCGAAATGGTCGAGCGTGCCGATCATCAACGGCGGCGATGGCTGGGGCGAACACCCGACCCAGATTCTTACCGATCTCTACACCGTGCTCCGCGAAAAGGGTCGCATTGACGGTTTACGCTGGCTCGCTGTCGGCGACATGCGGATGCGCACGATGCACTCGCTCGGTTACGCGCTCTCGCAATTCGATTGCCCCATCACGTTCGTTTCGCCGGGCGCAAACGACCTCTTCCCCAACTCGCCCGATATGCGGATGCCGGAAGAGTACAAAGCCGATTTCAAACAGTACGGACTCAACTTTACCGAAGCCGAGCATGTCGAGCAAGCGATTGCGGACGCGGATGTGATTTTGGTCGAGCCAGTAATTCAACCGGATTACACGCAGGCGCGCCAGGAAGCGAGCAAGGACAAGTCGCTGACGCCGGCGAATTACAAGATCACGCGCGAATTGTTGATGGGCAAAGCCAAGAGCGATGCGATTCTGCTCCATTCGCTTCCGCGCATGGACGAGATTCCACTCGATGTGGACATTACGCGCTGGTCGCGTTATTGGCAAGAAGCGTTCAATGGCGTGGTGATGCGCATGACGTTGATCGCGATGGTTTTGGGAGCAGTCGAATAG
- a CDS encoding tetratricopeptide repeat protein translates to MKVFLSSTYIDLIEHRKAAHDALERIGQEVGRMEIFGARTEEATSVALDQLGKCDLVIGIYAYRYGFIPEGADVSITEQEYLHAKSKGKRVLCFVVDENEPWPPKMMEKDAAKIKKLDEFKAKILKEKVVDFFTSPADLGMKIATSVHNYLDELKPITNHQSPITPPRGNTLPPEGFFIGRVKELDIIKSALSLESRTWGALIDGPGGIGKTALAIKAAHDAPAELFERKIFITAKVRELTAEGEAKLTDFTRPTYLAMLDELGKELGADGLEKLAPDERPNTLRLALAGKKALIIFDNLETLPEEERTRLFQFLSRLPEGNKAIVTSRRRTDVDARIVRLDRLARDEALQLIAELAAKYPRLARASQKEREDLYEITQGNPLFIRWIAGQLGRDGSQCRTIAEACAFIDKAPKGNDPLEYIFGDLLKTFSPDETQVLAALTYFSLPAKLKWIADMTDLPNRAAETALEDLTDRSILTSDLSAQTYFLPPLTAKFIRTRRPEAVTQTGDALTDRAYALAMQYGGDSEDYEKFPMLDAEWEFISAALTRLLTGDNSRLQRVCNQLMFFLNFMGKWDERIWLSEQAEARAIATDDKENAGANAYYAGTTYQRRNQPAEVLACAARAAIHWQDSIPRKKAIVIQLRGIGHELNKDYPAAITAYREALEIDRSISPESDDVAIALNHLAEAEHANKDYPTAERDYREAVQIYKRNRFDEGIADATGSLAALALDREQWTEAESLAREALALAEKIGRQELIANNCHRLTKALLKQNRNFDEALSLSRRAVEIFTRLRSPSLQSAQETLAEIEKARMNASREG, encoded by the coding sequence ATGAAAGTCTTCCTCTCCTCCACCTACATTGACTTGATCGAACATCGCAAAGCCGCGCACGATGCATTGGAACGCATTGGGCAAGAAGTCGGGCGCATGGAAATTTTTGGCGCGCGGACAGAAGAAGCAACCAGCGTTGCGCTTGACCAACTGGGAAAATGCGACCTCGTCATTGGCATTTATGCCTATCGTTACGGATTTATTCCCGAAGGTGCGGATGTTTCGATCACAGAGCAGGAATACCTTCACGCCAAAAGCAAAGGCAAACGTGTTTTGTGTTTTGTGGTGGACGAGAACGAACCTTGGCCGCCGAAGATGATGGAAAAAGACGCGGCAAAAATTAAAAAGTTGGATGAGTTCAAAGCAAAAATTTTAAAAGAAAAAGTTGTTGACTTTTTCACCTCTCCCGCTGACCTGGGAATGAAAATTGCCACATCCGTTCATAACTATCTTGACGAACTCAAACCAATCACCAATCACCAATCACCAATTACTCCACCTCGCGGCAACACCCTCCCACCCGAGGGCTTCTTCATTGGTCGCGTCAAAGAACTCGACATCATCAAATCCGCCCTCTCCCTCGAATCCCGCACCTGGGGCGCACTCATTGACGGACCTGGCGGCATCGGCAAGACCGCCCTCGCCATCAAAGCCGCGCACGACGCGCCAGCGGAACTCTTCGAGCGCAAAATCTTCATCACCGCCAAAGTGCGCGAACTGACTGCCGAAGGCGAAGCAAAACTGACCGACTTCACCCGCCCGACCTACCTCGCCATGCTGGACGAACTGGGCAAGGAATTGGGCGCAGACGGACTCGAAAAACTCGCGCCCGATGAGCGCCCCAACACATTGCGCCTCGCGCTGGCGGGCAAAAAGGCGCTGATCATCTTCGACAATTTGGAAACCCTGCCCGAAGAAGAGCGCACGCGCCTGTTCCAATTCCTCTCGCGCCTGCCCGAAGGGAACAAAGCCATCGTCACCTCCCGCCGCCGCACCGACGTGGATGCGCGCATCGTGCGCCTCGACCGCCTCGCCCGCGACGAAGCCCTGCAACTCATCGCCGAACTCGCCGCCAAATATCCGCGCCTCGCCCGCGCCTCCCAAAAAGAGCGCGAAGACCTGTACGAGATCACGCAGGGCAACCCGCTCTTCATCCGCTGGATCGCGGGGCAGTTGGGGCGTGATGGCTCGCAGTGCCGCACCATCGCCGAAGCCTGCGCCTTCATTGACAAAGCCCCCAAAGGCAACGACCCGCTCGAATACATCTTCGGCGACCTGCTGAAGACCTTTAGCCCCGACGAGACTCAAGTCCTCGCCGCGCTGACGTATTTCAGCCTGCCTGCCAAACTCAAGTGGATCGCGGACATGACCGACCTGCCCAACCGCGCAGCCGAGACCGCGCTGGAAGACCTGACCGACCGCTCCATCCTGACCTCTGACCTGTCCGCCCAAACCTATTTTTTACCCCCGCTGACAGCGAAATTCATCCGCACACGCCGCCCCGAAGCCGTCACCCAAACAGGCGACGCTCTCACCGACCGCGCCTACGCCCTCGCCATGCAATACGGTGGCGATAGCGAAGACTATGAAAAATTCCCCATGCTGGACGCCGAATGGGAATTCATCTCCGCCGCCCTGACGCGCCTGCTGACAGGCGACAACTCCCGCCTGCAAAGGGTGTGCAATCAACTCATGTTCTTTCTCAACTTCATGGGCAAATGGGATGAGCGCATCTGGCTTTCCGAACAAGCCGAAGCACGCGCCATCGCAACAGATGACAAAGAAAATGCAGGCGCAAACGCATACTATGCGGGAACAACCTACCAACGCCGCAACCAACCCGCCGAAGTGCTGGCGTGCGCCGCCCGCGCCGCTATACACTGGCAGGACAGCATCCCGCGCAAAAAAGCGATTGTCATCCAATTGCGCGGAATCGGTCACGAACTGAACAAAGACTATCCCGCCGCCATCACCGCCTACCGTGAAGCGCTGGAAATTGACCGCTCCATCTCCCCCGAAAGCGACGATGTCGCCATTGCCCTGAACCATCTGGCAGAAGCGGAACACGCCAACAAAGACTACCCCACCGCCGAGCGCGACTACCGCGAAGCCGTGCAAATTTACAAGAGAAACAGATTTGATGAAGGTATTGCTGACGCCACAGGCAGCCTAGCAGCACTCGCCCTCGACCGCGAGCAGTGGACAGAAGCCGAATCCCTCGCCCGCGAAGCCCTCGCGCTGGCAGAAAAAATCGGGCGGCAGGAGTTGATTGCCAACAATTGTCACCGCCTCACCAAAGCCCTGCTCAAACAAAACCGCAATTTTGATGAGGCATTATCCCTCTCCCGCCGCGCCGTCGAGATTTTCACGCGCCTGCGCTCGCCAAGTTTGCAATCAGCGCAGGAAACGCTGGCGGAGATCGAGAAGGCAAGGATGAACGCTTCGCGTGAAGGATGA
- the arcC gene encoding carbamate kinase, translating into MPTKKKITKPIAKKTVKKTKRKLAVIAIGGNSLIKDAAHQSVEDQESALRETAHHIADMVEQGWDIAIGHGNGPQVGFILRRSEIAAKVEGMHEVPLDVCGADSQGAIGYELQQALQNELYHRGIKKRVATIITQVLVNQEDPAFKNPSKPIGSFMDQAEAMRRKNEMGWSVVEDAGRGWRRVVPSPQPAEIVEQTTIEAVLNQGIIAITVGGGGIPVIDVGDGEYRGTAAVIDKDFASSLLAREIKADMFLIATAVEKVAINFGKPNQQWLDKLTLAEAKQYLADGTHFAKGSMAPKMQAIIWFLEAGGKHAIITNPENIGRALRGETGTHIVR; encoded by the coding sequence ATGCCCACAAAAAAGAAAATTACAAAACCCATCGCGAAGAAAACCGTCAAGAAGACAAAACGTAAACTGGCGGTCATCGCGATTGGCGGTAACTCGCTGATCAAAGACGCGGCGCATCAATCGGTCGAAGACCAGGAATCGGCGTTGCGCGAGACCGCGCACCACATCGCCGATATGGTCGAGCAGGGCTGGGACATTGCGATTGGTCACGGCAACGGTCCCCAGGTCGGTTTCATCTTGCGCCGATCCGAGATCGCGGCGAAGGTCGAAGGGATGCACGAAGTCCCGCTCGACGTGTGCGGCGCAGACTCGCAAGGTGCCATCGGTTACGAATTGCAACAAGCGTTGCAAAACGAGTTGTACCATCGCGGGATCAAGAAACGCGTCGCGACGATCATCACCCAGGTTTTGGTGAACCAGGAGGATCCCGCGTTCAAGAATCCATCCAAGCCCATCGGCAGTTTTATGGATCAAGCCGAAGCCATGCGCCGCAAAAACGAAATGGGCTGGAGTGTCGTCGAAGATGCGGGACGCGGTTGGCGGCGCGTTGTGCCCTCGCCACAGCCAGCAGAAATCGTCGAGCAAACGACCATCGAAGCCGTGCTCAATCAAGGTATCATCGCGATCACGGTCGGCGGCGGCGGCATCCCGGTGATTGACGTTGGTGACGGCGAATATCGCGGCACCGCAGCGGTGATTGACAAGGATTTCGCATCGAGTTTGCTCGCGCGCGAAATCAAAGCGGATATGTTCTTGATCGCGACCGCGGTCGAAAAAGTGGCGATCAACTTTGGCAAGCCGAATCAGCAATGGCTCGACAAGCTGACGCTCGCCGAAGCGAAGCAGTATCTCGCCGACGGCACGCACTTTGCCAAAGGTTCGATGGCGCCCAAGATGCAAGCGATCATTTGGTTCCTCGAAGCCGGCGGCAAGCATGCGATCATCACGAATCCGGAAAATATCGGGCGCGCGTTGCGCGGTGAAACGGGAACGCACATAGTGCGATAG
- a CDS encoding tetratricopeptide repeat protein → MGLFDLLSIFYAVLGVRALWTLKQNWRAFTDDELSPFDRRLASELAFFVLVPIGVFLHELGHAAATYQMGGTIDWFGGGFHYALFFGYVIPRGRFTDLQDWWISLAGNLVSVIFGFALLLLTRVSNRAWFKYTMLASARIQLGWALVGYPLITFAGFEGDWQTIYFALPNLGVAVFIAQAILVIGLFLLDRSAWVKRWEVSLDTHARDELRKLDNAIAARPGTPDPIIERGNFFAAYGHAESAIAEYRAAAKLDPGNPRALYNIGQMRQMQKRYTDAEKYFREALPRAGNNAAGVHHSLALALFHRGKIADAMREFDAAIAQNPNVAEFFFWRGNARRAHRDDTGARSDFAHVLELAVDNPELVARAKELLNS, encoded by the coding sequence ATGGGACTATTTGACCTGCTCTCGATTTTCTACGCGGTGCTTGGCGTGCGCGCGTTGTGGACACTCAAGCAGAATTGGCGCGCGTTCACCGACGACGAGTTGTCCCCGTTCGACCGGCGACTCGCGAGCGAACTCGCGTTCTTCGTGCTCGTGCCAATCGGTGTGTTTCTGCACGAACTCGGTCACGCCGCGGCGACGTACCAAATGGGCGGAACGATTGATTGGTTCGGTGGCGGATTTCACTACGCGCTGTTTTTCGGATACGTGATTCCGCGCGGGCGATTCACAGACTTGCAAGATTGGTGGATTTCGCTCGCGGGCAATCTTGTGTCGGTGATTTTCGGATTTGCCCTCTTGCTTCTGACGCGCGTTTCCAACCGAGCATGGTTCAAGTACACGATGCTCGCGTCCGCGCGGATTCAACTGGGTTGGGCGCTCGTCGGTTATCCGCTGATCACGTTCGCCGGTTTTGAAGGCGATTGGCAAACGATCTATTTTGCGCTTCCGAACCTGGGTGTAGCTGTTTTTATCGCGCAAGCAATCCTGGTGATTGGATTGTTTTTGCTCGACCGCAGCGCCTGGGTCAAACGTTGGGAAGTGAGTCTGGACACACACGCGCGCGATGAATTACGCAAACTGGACAACGCGATTGCCGCGCGTCCTGGCACACCCGATCCGATCATCGAGCGCGGCAATTTTTTCGCGGCGTATGGGCACGCCGAATCGGCGATTGCCGAGTATCGCGCCGCGGCGAAACTCGATCCTGGGAATCCGCGTGCGCTCTACAACATCGGGCAGATGCGGCAGATGCAAAAGCGCTACACCGACGCCGAGAAATATTTTCGCGAAGCGTTGCCGCGCGCGGGGAACAACGCGGCAGGCGTTCACCACAGTTTGGCGCTCGCGCTGTTCCATCGCGGGAAAATCGCGGATGCCATGCGCGAATTCGATGCCGCCATCGCGCAGAATCCCAATGTCGCCGAGTTTTTCTTTTGGCGCGGGAATGCGCGGCGCGCACATCGCGACGATACCGGGGCGCGTTCCGATTTCGCTCACGTGCTCGAACTCGCAGTGGATAATCCGGAATTGGTGGCGCGCGCAAAGGAACTACTGAATTCGTGA
- a CDS encoding ornithine carbamoyltransferase translates to MQTFLHGRDLIGDLDFSKEEVETVLEVAFDLKRKRALNEPHPILRDKVLAMLFFFSSTRTRGSFEAGMAQLGGHAAFIDSETTQISHGDTAKEIGEIFGRYFDGIAIRQCDWKFGNQYINEVAKYSRSPILNMQCDIYHPFQCLADLMTIMEKKGRDLRRKRIVVSWAYAASYLKPISVPQSLILQMPRFGMDVTLAYPPEFKLMPDIVGQAQEQAKKFGTAFDIVDDKNGMEKAFKDADIIYAKSWGPLLTTDDKTEGKKMQDSYKHWITDEAKMKLAKPDAIYMHPLPADRNIEVTDGVIDGPNSVVYDEAENRLHAQKAVMALTMS, encoded by the coding sequence ATGCAAACATTCTTACACGGTCGCGATTTGATCGGCGACCTGGATTTCTCGAAAGAAGAAGTCGAAACCGTATTGGAGGTTGCGTTCGATCTGAAACGCAAACGCGCGTTGAACGAACCGCATCCGATTTTACGCGACAAGGTACTCGCGATGCTGTTCTTTTTCTCCAGCACGCGCACGCGCGGCTCGTTCGAAGCGGGCATGGCGCAACTCGGCGGTCACGCCGCGTTCATTGACTCGGAGACGACGCAGATTTCGCACGGCGACACGGCGAAGGAAATCGGCGAAATTTTCGGTCGCTATTTCGACGGCATCGCGATTCGCCAATGCGATTGGAAATTCGGCAACCAGTACATCAACGAAGTCGCCAAGTATTCGCGTTCGCCCATTCTCAACATGCAGTGCGACATCTATCACCCGTTCCAATGCCTCGCCGACTTGATGACGATCATGGAAAAGAAGGGACGCGATCTGCGGAGAAAACGGATCGTCGTTTCGTGGGCGTATGCCGCGTCGTACCTCAAACCGATCTCGGTGCCGCAATCGCTGATCCTGCAAATGCCGCGCTTTGGCATGGATGTCACGCTTGCGTATCCGCCGGAATTCAAACTGATGCCTGACATCGTTGGGCAGGCGCAAGAGCAAGCGAAAAAATTCGGCACGGCGTTCGACATCGTGGACGACAAGAATGGCATGGAGAAAGCGTTCAAGGACGCGGACATTATCTACGCCAAATCCTGGGGTCCCTTGTTGACAACGGACGACAAGACCGAAGGCAAAAAGATGCAGGACTCGTACAAGCACTGGATCACCGACGAAGCCAAGATGAAGTTAGCCAAGCCCGACGCGATTTACATGCACCCGCTGCCTGCCGACCGCAACATCGAAGTGACCGATGGCGTGATTGATGGACCGAACTCGGTCGTGTACGACGAAGCCGAAAATCGCTTGCACGCGCAAAAAGCGGTAATGGCTCTGACGATGAGTTAG
- a CDS encoding metallophosphoesterase family protein: MRIALISDIHANFIALQTVLAHIERDHVNQIVCLGDVAANGPQPVPVIRRVRELGCPVVCGNTDEWFLVPQTYDPNSEKERRLMAMLEWEMQQFSSADLEFMRAFQPRVNIQLEGNQTLLCFHGSPQSNTDLILATTPENELQSRLGDYRATVLAGGHTHQQMLRRFRDALVINPGSVGMPMERDALGQLRRPPWSEYAILDSRDQNIAIEFHRVPLDVNAVVRAARESGMPHGELWAGEWLV; the protein is encoded by the coding sequence ATGCGAATCGCGCTGATCTCCGACATTCACGCAAACTTTATTGCTCTGCAAACTGTCCTTGCTCACATCGAGCGCGACCATGTCAACCAAATCGTTTGCCTCGGCGATGTCGCGGCGAATGGACCGCAACCCGTGCCGGTCATTCGCCGCGTACGCGAGCTGGGTTGTCCGGTCGTGTGTGGCAATACCGACGAGTGGTTTCTCGTGCCGCAAACGTACGATCCCAATTCCGAAAAAGAACGGCGCTTGATGGCGATGCTCGAATGGGAGATGCAACAATTTTCGTCCGCCGACCTTGAGTTCATGCGCGCGTTCCAGCCGCGCGTCAACATTCAACTTGAGGGCAACCAGACCTTGCTTTGTTTTCACGGCTCGCCGCAATCGAACACGGATCTCATTCTCGCGACGACGCCGGAGAATGAATTACAATCACGCTTGGGCGATTATCGCGCAACGGTGTTGGCGGGCGGACACACGCATCAGCAAATGTTGCGACGATTTCGCGATGCACTCGTCATCAATCCGGGGAGCGTCGGAATGCCGATGGAGCGTGACGCCCTGGGACAGTTGCGCCGTCCACCGTGGAGCGAGTACGCGATTCTGGATTCGCGCGACCAGAACATCGCGATTGAATTTCATCGCGTGCCACTCGATGTCAATGCCGTCGTGCGCGCGGCGCGTGAGAGCGGGATGCCGCACGGCGAGTTGTGGGCAGGCGAGTGGTTGGTGTAA